In Yersinia enterocolitica subsp. enterocolitica, one DNA window encodes the following:
- a CDS encoding DMT family transporter has protein sequence MNVLFPLFAVIIWSINAVVSKVSATAIDPAAISFYRWVLALLTLTPFLLMGVIRNWQAIRVYWWKLMILGLLGMVLYQSLAYYAAHSVSALFMGILSSLIPLLTVLISIVVLRVAPTVGIALGSVLSLGGLVWLVSAGNPAQLLQHGIGKGELMMFGASASYALYGVLTKRWAIQLPNWQSLYIQIVFGVVLLLPNFLLAADVQLTAQNIPLVLFAGIPASIIAPYLWIHGVMRLGANTASIFMNLTPVFTAIIAVTFLHEQLHSYHLIGGGITLAGVILAQRLRTPLRRKTAQ, from the coding sequence ATGAATGTGTTATTCCCCTTATTCGCGGTGATTATCTGGTCAATCAATGCCGTGGTCAGCAAGGTCTCCGCCACCGCTATTGATCCGGCTGCCATCTCTTTCTATCGCTGGGTACTGGCATTACTGACCCTAACGCCATTTTTGCTGATGGGCGTTATCCGCAACTGGCAGGCAATCCGCGTTTATTGGTGGAAACTGATGATTCTGGGGTTATTGGGGATGGTGTTGTACCAAAGCCTGGCTTATTACGCCGCCCACAGTGTCAGCGCCCTGTTTATGGGAATACTCAGTTCGTTAATTCCATTATTAACCGTGCTTATTAGCATTGTGGTGCTGCGTGTGGCACCTACCGTCGGGATTGCGCTGGGCAGTGTATTGTCATTAGGGGGTTTGGTGTGGTTGGTCAGCGCGGGTAACCCGGCGCAATTGCTGCAACATGGCATCGGCAAAGGTGAATTAATGATGTTCGGTGCCTCGGCATCCTATGCTCTCTACGGGGTATTAACCAAGCGCTGGGCGATTCAATTACCTAACTGGCAATCCCTATATATACAAATTGTCTTTGGTGTGGTGCTGTTATTACCGAACTTCCTGTTAGCCGCGGATGTTCAATTAACGGCACAGAATATTCCGCTGGTATTATTTGCCGGCATTCCTGCTTCTATTATTGCGCCTTATTTATGGATTCACGGCGTCATGCGACTGGGAGCAAACACCGCGTCGATATTTATGAACCTGACGCCAGTGTTTACCGCCATTATTGCCGTAACTTTCCTGCATGAACAGTTGCACAGCTACCATCTGATTGGCGGCGGAATTACGCTCGCGGGGGTGATATTGGCTCAACGTCTGCGCACACCATTACGTCGAAAAACCGCGCAATAA
- a CDS encoding DMT family transporter: MAMPAGLPPSIIRPPLVGSGFLTGKRQGYVLALISAMLLGFTGIIIRILTAHYHLPTSVLAFWRAGLVAAVLLPILLVIKPEWAKLRRDQVKFYLAYGLLLAVFNGLWTESVALNGASISTILVYCSVGFTVFLGWVFYNEYMGWREFFVIVISMVGCFLVSDGVNITAADFNFVGLFIGLASGIGYSFYTLAGRIATDRRYPVWNTILYVFGLSAVYQLIFNQLLLWFPIQGLQQMVGNLFFLSIGTEGVQWSGWWLLLILAAGPTLLGFGLFNLSLKTLPLAIASLILTLELVFTAVIAYFLLDEILSASQLLGSALVLLGVLMLHRKDNTQGEIATPSNSAISP, encoded by the coding sequence ATGGCAATGCCGGCAGGATTACCCCCATCTATAATTCGTCCTCCGCTGGTGGGAAGCGGTTTCTTGACCGGTAAACGGCAAGGGTATGTGCTGGCTCTTATCAGTGCCATGTTATTGGGTTTTACCGGGATTATTATCCGCATTCTCACTGCGCATTATCATTTGCCGACTTCAGTCTTAGCTTTCTGGCGGGCAGGGTTGGTCGCAGCCGTTCTGTTACCTATTTTATTAGTGATCAAGCCTGAGTGGGCCAAATTACGCCGCGATCAGGTCAAATTCTATTTGGCTTATGGTCTACTGCTGGCGGTATTTAATGGCTTATGGACAGAATCTGTGGCGTTAAACGGCGCATCGATATCCACCATTTTGGTGTATTGCTCGGTGGGGTTTACCGTTTTTCTGGGCTGGGTTTTTTATAACGAATATATGGGCTGGCGTGAGTTTTTCGTTATCGTTATTAGCATGGTGGGCTGTTTTCTGGTCAGTGATGGGGTGAATATCACGGCGGCAGATTTTAATTTTGTGGGTTTATTCATTGGACTGGCGTCGGGAATTGGTTACAGCTTTTATACTCTGGCCGGGCGAATTGCCACGGATCGCCGTTATCCCGTGTGGAATACCATTTTATATGTGTTTGGACTCTCCGCTGTGTATCAGTTGATATTTAATCAACTGTTGTTGTGGTTCCCGATACAGGGGTTACAGCAGATGGTGGGAAATCTGTTCTTTTTATCCATCGGGACAGAAGGTGTTCAATGGTCTGGCTGGTGGCTATTGCTGATTCTGGCCGCTGGCCCGACATTACTGGGCTTTGGTTTGTTTAATCTGAGTTTGAAAACGCTTCCGCTGGCAATCGCCAGTTTAATACTCACCCTGGAATTGGTATTCACCGCTGTAATTGCTTATTTTCTATTGGATGAAATCTTATCGGCTTCGCAATTACTGGGCAGTGCATTGGTTTTATTGGGCGTATTAATGCTGCATAGAAAAGATAATACTCAGGGTGAGATAGCAACACCGAGTAATAGTGCTATCTCACCCTGA
- a CDS encoding PLP-dependent aminotransferase family protein: MHIPLDRQQDIPLYLQIEEALRRAILSGVFADGDKLPSTRTLATELSVSRLTVDNAYAELAAKGFLQQRRGSGAYVRHLPPPPSQPQPLLPGEFPLDRFTTVTSRLDGYADIPLPPDTINFAAGIGSPKIFPLDEFRQILQSILRRHAEEAFSYGDYCGYYPLRDTLSRILSAQGIATRPEQLLITNGSQHAISLVSQSLLAPGDTVLVEEPTYAEAIALFRLHKVNVVALPSDQQGMQLDTLPALLVKHQPKLIYCIPNFNNPTGRCLSESRRHQLLHIARAAGVPILEDDYVGDLRYSGQKLPSLRSLAAPGEVIYVSTFSKMLLPSMRIGYLVADQPHYTQLARLKHVDSFTSSNLIQRALDAFVTVGRYDKQLRRACRLYRQHRDVMVEALTQTLPPDCQFEIPDGGLFIWLQLPQNAPISRLMPRAWQAGVTFAKGGGFHTQEAYGEFTLRLNFAANSPELITQGINRLSTAIRECGAEN; encoded by the coding sequence ATGCATATTCCTTTAGATCGCCAACAAGACATTCCGCTGTATCTGCAAATTGAAGAAGCACTGCGGCGGGCTATTCTCAGTGGCGTATTTGCTGATGGGGATAAATTGCCGTCAACACGTACTTTGGCAACAGAATTGTCCGTCAGCCGCCTAACGGTAGATAACGCCTACGCCGAGTTGGCAGCTAAAGGTTTTTTGCAACAACGACGCGGCAGCGGTGCCTATGTTCGCCATCTCCCGCCACCACCAAGTCAGCCACAACCGCTGTTACCAGGGGAATTCCCACTCGACCGTTTTACCACCGTGACTTCACGGCTGGACGGTTATGCTGATATTCCCCTCCCCCCAGACACCATCAATTTCGCCGCGGGCATTGGCAGCCCAAAGATTTTTCCACTGGATGAATTCCGTCAGATTTTACAATCGATATTGCGACGCCATGCTGAGGAGGCATTCAGTTACGGCGATTACTGCGGTTATTACCCGCTGCGCGATACCCTGAGCCGCATTCTTTCTGCACAGGGAATCGCGACACGCCCAGAGCAATTGCTAATAACCAATGGTTCGCAACACGCCATCAGTTTGGTGAGCCAATCATTATTGGCCCCAGGTGATACCGTGTTGGTAGAAGAACCTACTTATGCCGAAGCAATTGCCCTGTTTCGCCTACATAAAGTGAATGTTGTTGCGCTTCCCAGTGATCAGCAGGGCATGCAATTAGATACGCTGCCTGCGCTATTGGTTAAGCATCAACCCAAACTTATTTATTGCATCCCTAATTTTAATAACCCAACGGGCCGCTGTCTGAGTGAAAGCCGTCGCCATCAGCTATTACACATCGCACGAGCTGCCGGAGTGCCGATTCTTGAAGATGATTACGTCGGGGATTTGCGCTATAGCGGCCAAAAACTGCCTTCATTGCGCTCACTGGCGGCACCGGGCGAGGTTATTTATGTCAGCACCTTTTCCAAAATGTTGTTGCCCAGCATGCGTATTGGTTATTTGGTTGCCGACCAACCCCACTACACGCAGTTGGCGCGTTTAAAACATGTTGATAGTTTTACCAGCTCGAACCTGATTCAGCGGGCGCTGGATGCCTTCGTTACCGTCGGGCGATATGACAAACAGCTGCGACGGGCCTGCCGTTTATATCGCCAGCATCGTGATGTGATGGTCGAGGCTCTCACCCAGACATTACCGCCGGATTGTCAGTTTGAAATACCTGATGGTGGGTTATTTATCTGGCTGCAACTACCACAGAATGCACCGATTTCGCGTTTGATGCCGCGGGCGTGGCAAGCGGGCGTGACTTTCGCCAAAGGCGGTGGTTTTCACACCCAGGAAGCTTACGGGGAGTTTACCCTGCGCTTGAATTTTGCCGCCAACTCCCCAGAATTGATAACTCAAGGAATAAACCGACTAAGTACCGCTATCAGGGAGTGCGGGGCAGAAAACTAG
- a CDS encoding protein disulfide oxidoreductase has translation MNRLKRWGKELMVLLLLVVVVSVAMDWLRRPQAPANWPDTPRQTLAGKAVSLSEMSQEKPLLIYFWATWCGVCKFTTPSVNQLVQEGENALTVALRSGDSAQVETWLRKKGYQLPVINDPQGELSAQWQINVTPTVVILYQGKMVQHTSGWTSYWGMKLRLWLASF, from the coding sequence ATGAATCGCTTAAAGCGCTGGGGCAAAGAACTGATGGTTCTATTGCTGCTAGTGGTGGTGGTTTCAGTAGCAATGGATTGGTTGCGTCGCCCGCAAGCGCCCGCAAATTGGCCAGATACACCACGGCAAACGCTGGCAGGAAAGGCGGTTTCGTTATCAGAAATGAGTCAGGAAAAACCGCTGCTTATCTATTTCTGGGCGACATGGTGTGGTGTGTGCAAATTCACCACTCCCAGTGTCAATCAGTTGGTGCAAGAGGGTGAAAATGCTCTGACTGTAGCACTGAGGTCAGGAGACTCAGCACAAGTTGAGACTTGGCTCCGTAAAAAAGGTTACCAGTTGCCGGTGATAAATGACCCGCAAGGCGAGTTATCAGCCCAGTGGCAAATTAATGTCACACCGACCGTGGTTATTCTCTATCAAGGCAAAATGGTACAACACACCAGCGGCTGGACCAGCTATTGGGGGATGAAACTGCGCCTGTGGTTGGCGTCCTTCTAA
- a CDS encoding DsbA family protein, producing MRMLTVLLFVMFSTPLWAAAPFTPEQEVRIKELIRETLISNPDILEQSVNAWQQRANEAQGQQLSQFIAANKQALYQDPGSPRFGATTPQLTLVSFTDYNCPFCKTFDPLLEKLVTEYPQVAVVIKPLPFKGESSVTSARLALTLWQQHPEQWMAFHQRLMAKKGFHDAGSIAAAQKKTGVTPAALSEQSLNVLRSNLKLADQLGIQGTPATLIGDQMVPGAISYQELEEIVKQQLAQAGK from the coding sequence ATGAGAATGTTGACTGTATTACTGTTTGTTATGTTTTCGACCCCTCTATGGGCGGCGGCTCCCTTCACCCCTGAACAGGAAGTTCGCATTAAAGAACTGATCCGTGAAACGCTAATATCTAATCCAGATATTCTGGAGCAATCGGTTAATGCCTGGCAGCAGCGGGCCAATGAAGCACAAGGGCAACAACTGAGTCAGTTTATCGCGGCGAATAAACAAGCCTTGTATCAAGACCCCGGCAGCCCGCGTTTTGGCGCGACCACACCGCAACTGACCTTGGTTTCTTTCACCGACTACAATTGTCCATTCTGTAAAACATTTGACCCCCTGTTGGAAAAGTTAGTCACAGAGTACCCGCAGGTGGCGGTGGTGATAAAACCATTGCCATTCAAAGGGGAAAGCTCGGTGACCAGTGCGCGATTGGCATTGACTCTGTGGCAACAGCACCCGGAACAATGGATGGCTTTTCATCAGCGTTTGATGGCGAAAAAAGGCTTCCACGATGCGGGCAGTATTGCTGCTGCACAGAAAAAAACTGGGGTGACACCGGCGGCGCTAAGTGAGCAAAGTCTGAATGTGCTGCGCTCCAATTTGAAGTTGGCCGACCAACTGGGTATTCAGGGCACCCCCGCCACCTTAATTGGCGACCAGATGGTGCCGGGCGCGATTTCTTATCAGGAATTGGAAGAGATAGTGAAGCAACAACTGGCACAGGCGGGTAAATGA
- a CDS encoding protein-disulfide reductase DsbD family protein, with amino-acid sequence MFNLSKAALFCLLLLWMPTLWAADSGWLVSGQNDHAKVRVRAEPSAGNETRMLLSVQLEKGWKTYWRSPGEGGIAPAITWSPPLETVKWYWPVPQRFDVSGISTQGYHEQAVLPIVISGKVPKTLSGTLTLSTCSNVCILTDYPFSLDMSAAVSAEKQQQFEHDFAQAMGQVPIANALTQQIQAGFSQGEVQILALRDDGWQQPELFFDTLEDVDLGNPVVTVQGNQLSVRVPATDGWGEGVGDLRGKPLTLVIADGGLAQEATVTIGPALTLPQSASSFWSWILMALAGGLILNMMPCVLPVLAMKLGSILQTEHQTRRQVRWQFLASSAGIITSFWLLALLMTALRLGNHALGWGIQFQNPWFIGFMVLVTALFTANLFGLFEIQLSSSLNTRIAAPRIEKPGARGMAGHFGQGALATLLATPCSAPFLGTAVAFALAAPLPALWGIFTALGVGMSLPWLAVAAWPKLALCLPRPGRWMNHLRIAMGALMLASSLWLLSLMVSHIGLQTVIIIAAIAVLALLLAIGRRYGARIAAIVSLIAVLIVGGLLLVGSLTADLWRKPLHDDIRWQPLTETAIKQALAEHKRVFVDVTADWCVTCKVNKIHVLMRDDVQQALQAPDVVVLRGDWTHPSADITAFLRERGSVAIPFNQIYGPQQPQGVVLSPLLDRDVLLKVLADAKGNEK; translated from the coding sequence ATGTTCAATTTAAGCAAGGCAGCTTTGTTCTGTCTGTTGCTGCTATGGATGCCCACTCTTTGGGCGGCAGATAGCGGCTGGCTGGTCAGTGGGCAAAATGACCATGCCAAGGTTCGAGTCCGTGCCGAGCCTTCTGCTGGTAATGAAACACGTATGTTACTGAGTGTTCAGTTGGAAAAAGGCTGGAAAACCTATTGGCGCTCGCCGGGAGAAGGGGGCATTGCACCCGCTATTACCTGGTCGCCACCTCTTGAAACCGTAAAATGGTATTGGCCGGTACCGCAACGTTTTGATGTGTCTGGAATTTCTACTCAGGGCTATCATGAGCAGGCCGTCTTGCCAATCGTGATTTCCGGTAAAGTTCCCAAAACACTCAGCGGAACATTAACCCTATCGACATGCAGTAATGTCTGCATTTTGACTGACTACCCATTTAGCCTGGATATGTCTGCGGCAGTTAGCGCTGAAAAGCAGCAGCAGTTTGAACACGATTTTGCCCAAGCGATGGGACAAGTGCCGATTGCCAATGCATTGACTCAACAAATTCAAGCGGGTTTTAGTCAGGGAGAAGTACAAATTCTTGCTCTGCGTGATGACGGCTGGCAGCAGCCAGAACTGTTCTTCGATACCCTTGAAGATGTTGATCTCGGCAACCCCGTCGTCACGGTACAGGGCAATCAATTATCGGTGCGGGTACCCGCTACTGATGGTTGGGGAGAGGGCGTGGGCGATCTGCGTGGCAAGCCTCTGACCTTGGTGATAGCGGATGGTGGGCTGGCGCAAGAGGCCACGGTGACTATCGGGCCAGCGCTGACGTTACCGCAATCCGCCTCCTCGTTTTGGTCGTGGATTCTGATGGCGCTGGCCGGTGGGTTAATCCTTAACATGATGCCCTGTGTGCTGCCGGTATTGGCAATGAAGCTTGGTTCAATTCTGCAAACTGAGCATCAAACCCGCCGTCAGGTACGCTGGCAGTTTCTCGCTTCGTCTGCTGGGATAATCACCTCATTCTGGTTGCTGGCCTTGCTGATGACGGCTTTGCGTCTGGGCAATCATGCGCTTGGCTGGGGGATTCAGTTCCAAAATCCGTGGTTTATCGGTTTTATGGTCTTGGTCACTGCCCTCTTTACCGCCAACCTGTTCGGGTTGTTCGAGATTCAGCTCTCTTCATCGTTGAATACCCGTATAGCCGCCCCACGCATTGAGAAACCGGGCGCACGGGGTATGGCTGGTCACTTTGGGCAAGGCGCTTTAGCGACGTTGCTGGCAACCCCGTGTTCCGCTCCTTTCCTCGGTACAGCCGTCGCTTTTGCGCTGGCAGCCCCTTTGCCTGCGCTGTGGGGGATTTTTACCGCGCTGGGGGTAGGGATGAGTTTGCCGTGGTTGGCCGTCGCCGCCTGGCCGAAACTCGCGTTGTGCCTACCGCGCCCCGGCCGTTGGATGAACCACCTGCGGATTGCAATGGGCGCACTGATGCTGGCGTCCAGCTTGTGGTTACTTAGCTTGATGGTCAGTCATATCGGCCTGCAAACTGTCATTATCATCGCCGCAATAGCTGTGCTGGCACTGCTACTGGCTATTGGCAGACGTTACGGCGCTCGCATTGCCGCGATAGTCAGTTTAATCGCCGTACTGATTGTTGGGGGATTGCTGCTGGTGGGGTCATTAACCGCAGATTTATGGCGCAAACCGCTGCATGACGATATCCGGTGGCAGCCGTTAACCGAAACAGCCATTAAACAGGCATTGGCCGAACATAAACGTGTGTTTGTCGATGTCACCGCCGATTGGTGTGTGACTTGCAAAGTTAACAAGATACACGTGCTGATGCGTGATGATGTGCAACAGGCTTTGCAAGCGCCAGATGTGGTGGTGTTACGCGGAGACTGGACACATCCTTCAGCGGATATCACCGCTTTTTTACGTGAACGTGGCAGTGTTGCCATTCCGTTCAACCAAATTTATGGGCCGCAGCAACCGCAGGGAGTCGTACTGTCTCCGCTGCTGGATCGTGATGTTCTGCTTAAAGTGTTGGCCGATGCGAAAGGAAATGAAAAATGA
- a CDS encoding copper resistance protein: MFKRQRAAKWFLCLACLVILVCMTQRITSLHALEKSLLLTSSSSQVVAEENEAPTPCELSAKSLLASPPVLFELAIFSLGLLLLLLVPIIPTSMRFPPPRVISPSGLRVHLRLCIFRE; the protein is encoded by the coding sequence ATGTTTAAACGACAACGCGCCGCAAAGTGGTTCCTCTGCCTGGCTTGCCTGGTCATACTGGTTTGTATGACGCAACGCATTACCAGCTTGCACGCGTTGGAAAAAAGTCTGCTCTTAACATCATCATCATCACAGGTTGTTGCCGAAGAAAACGAGGCCCCAACCCCTTGTGAATTAAGTGCCAAATCCCTGCTGGCATCGCCCCCCGTTCTATTTGAATTAGCTATTTTCTCTCTGGGCTTATTGTTGCTGTTGTTGGTGCCCATCATTCCAACCAGTATGCGGTTCCCTCCGCCCAGAGTCATATCACCCAGCGGTTTGAGGGTGCATTTGCGATTATGCATTTTCCGGGAATAG
- the flk gene encoding flagella biosynthesis regulator Flk — MQPLNGPGVPIANDRNVAPTKLPSAGQVEERALTPAQRTTLEKLIVRIMALSPIKSAEIWAGLRHDLSLSSTSDLLARHFQPAEQLLQTRLSQVQENHANHQLRQQLTELLPQGNNRQAVSDFIRQQFGHTVLSQLSHAELQQVLVLLQSGTLNIPQPQLTTITDRPLLPAEHQHIQSLVAKLSAATGEQPAKIWQALFDMVGVKSNDPLPARHFQILSQFLQAKVALSQQTAPTLINLQTALKQPADAQEQQLLIDYSQNRFQASPTTPLTQAQLNDIINVLFAARLDRANAAQRLAEDQKTIQPLINPLIAALPQSLQPLLQKPSLAFVALIIVMAFLLAIFL, encoded by the coding sequence ATGCAACCGTTGAACGGCCCAGGTGTTCCTATTGCCAATGATCGCAATGTTGCGCCGACCAAATTGCCCTCTGCGGGCCAAGTGGAAGAGCGGGCTTTGACCCCTGCACAGCGCACCACGCTGGAAAAGCTAATAGTGCGGATCATGGCGCTCAGCCCGATAAAATCTGCCGAAATTTGGGCGGGGTTGCGCCATGACTTATCCCTTAGCAGTACCAGTGATTTACTGGCTCGCCACTTCCAACCAGCCGAGCAGTTACTGCAAACTCGCTTGTCTCAGGTTCAGGAAAACCATGCCAATCACCAACTACGCCAACAGCTTACCGAGTTGCTGCCCCAAGGCAATAACCGCCAGGCGGTGAGCGATTTTATCCGTCAGCAGTTTGGTCATACAGTGTTAAGTCAGTTAAGCCATGCTGAGTTGCAACAGGTGTTGGTATTACTACAATCCGGTACGCTGAATATTCCACAGCCTCAGTTAACAACGATAACTGACAGGCCATTGCTGCCTGCGGAACATCAACATATTCAATCATTGGTAGCAAAACTCAGTGCGGCGACCGGCGAGCAGCCAGCCAAAATTTGGCAGGCACTATTTGATATGGTGGGAGTGAAAAGTAATGACCCGCTGCCCGCGCGCCATTTCCAAATACTCAGCCAATTTTTACAGGCCAAAGTGGCGCTCAGCCAGCAGACCGCACCAACATTGATTAATCTACAAACGGCTCTGAAACAGCCCGCCGATGCGCAGGAACAGCAGCTCTTAATTGATTATAGTCAGAATCGTTTCCAGGCTAGCCCAACCACACCGCTAACGCAGGCGCAGTTAAACGACATTATTAATGTCTTGTTTGCCGCCCGATTAGACCGGGCGAATGCCGCCCAGCGCTTAGCCGAAGATCAAAAAACCATTCAACCTTTGATTAACCCACTGATTGCCGCCCTGCCACAGTCATTACAACCTTTGTTGCAAAAACCATCACTGGCCTTTGTCGCGCTGATTATTGTCATGGCTTTTTTACTGGCTATTTTTCTCTAA
- a CDS encoding SLC13 family permease, producing MTLFTTTHHAAKTVFRPFLKDRLLHILLILGIGLTALMPAKISAFPQFIDWTTIVTLLGLMLLTKGVEVSGYFDFIGRKIINTLQTERHLALFLVLSAAVLSSFLTNDVALFIIVPLILTLKKISALPVSRLIIFSALAVNAGSLLTPIGNPQNILLWSRSELSFIGFTLQMAPLAATILLTLLAVTWWRFPARKISKQTSSPVYPYQSRLLLSCLALYVIFIICVDFGWAGYGLLVVFAGLLLLARRVLLAIDWSLIVVFMAMFIDVRLLTELPGLQSLFGEIKTLSVAAAYILGIGLSQVISNVPATILLLNYLPSSALVAYAVNIGGFGFALGSMANLIALRMAGEPAIWLKFHAYSLPFLFWSGLVGWLLLVL from the coding sequence ATGACACTATTCACGACTACCCATCACGCAGCAAAAACTGTTTTCAGGCCTTTTTTGAAAGATCGCTTGCTGCATATTCTGTTGATTTTAGGTATCGGCCTGACCGCATTGATGCCCGCAAAGATTTCGGCCTTCCCACAGTTTATTGACTGGACTACCATTGTCACTTTATTGGGATTAATGCTATTGACGAAAGGCGTCGAGGTGAGTGGTTACTTCGATTTTATCGGTCGGAAGATTATTAATACATTACAGACGGAGCGGCATCTGGCGCTGTTTTTAGTCTTGTCAGCCGCAGTGTTGTCCTCTTTTTTGACCAATGATGTGGCATTGTTTATCATTGTTCCACTGATTTTAACGCTAAAAAAGATATCTGCTTTACCGGTTTCACGCCTGATTATTTTCTCAGCACTGGCGGTGAATGCAGGGTCATTATTAACGCCGATCGGCAATCCACAAAATATTCTGTTATGGAGCCGTTCCGAGCTGTCATTTATTGGTTTTACACTGCAAATGGCTCCGCTGGCGGCAACAATCTTGTTGACCTTGCTGGCCGTGACCTGGTGGCGTTTCCCCGCGCGTAAAATTAGCAAACAAACTTCTAGCCCGGTTTACCCTTATCAATCTCGCTTATTACTCAGCTGTTTGGCGCTGTATGTAATTTTTATTATTTGTGTGGATTTTGGCTGGGCGGGTTACGGGCTATTGGTTGTTTTTGCTGGGTTATTGTTACTGGCACGGCGCGTTTTACTGGCAATAGACTGGAGCTTGATCGTGGTCTTTATGGCGATGTTTATTGATGTGCGCTTACTGACTGAATTACCTGGCTTACAGTCACTCTTCGGTGAAATCAAAACCTTATCTGTGGCTGCGGCTTATATATTGGGCATCGGGTTATCCCAGGTTATCAGTAATGTTCCGGCGACTATTTTATTACTTAATTACCTGCCTTCCAGTGCGTTGGTGGCTTATGCAGTTAATATTGGCGGCTTTGGCTTCGCTTTGGGGTCTATGGCCAATTTAATTGCACTTAGAATGGCGGGTGAACCGGCCATCTGGCTAAAATTCCATGCATATTCACTGCCATTCTTATTCTGGAGTGGGTTGGTCGGCTGGCTATTATTAGTGCTCTGA